Proteins from a genomic interval of Paenibacillus sp. RC334:
- the sigW gene encoding RNA polymerase sigma factor SigW, with the protein MDNMESRLVRLVQKGDQRAFAELVELYKDRIFHLSYRMLGNRHEAEDLVQETFLRVYRNLEKYDHGQKFSTWIYRIATNLCIDRLRRRKPTYSLDAEMNEQEGVDGYAMLASEELTPEGHTLLSETQSLIHNAIDSLPDKYRTIMVLRYLQELSLQEISDVLNLPVTTIKTRVHRGRDFLRKKLEHKL; encoded by the coding sequence GTGGATAATATGGAAAGCCGCTTGGTTAGGCTGGTGCAGAAAGGTGATCAGCGAGCTTTTGCGGAGTTAGTCGAGTTATATAAAGATCGGATTTTTCATCTTTCCTACCGGATGCTAGGTAATCGCCATGAGGCGGAGGATCTGGTGCAGGAAACTTTTTTGCGTGTATATCGTAATTTGGAAAAATATGATCATGGGCAGAAGTTTTCAACCTGGATTTACCGGATTGCGACGAATCTGTGCATTGATCGTCTGCGAAGGAGAAAGCCTACATATTCACTGGATGCTGAGATGAATGAGCAGGAAGGTGTGGATGGCTATGCAATGCTCGCCAGCGAAGAGCTCACACCTGAGGGCCATACGCTGTTGTCCGAGACACAATCCTTAATTCATAATGCCATTGACAGCCTTCCAGACAAATACAGGACAATTATGGTTTTGCGTTACTTGCAGGAGCTTTCCTTGCAGGAAATTAGCGATGTGCTTAATCTTCCGGTCACTACCATTAAGACAAGGGTTCACAGGGGCCGGGATTTTCTACGCAAAAAATTGGAGCACAAGCTGTAA
- the glmS gene encoding glutamine--fructose-6-phosphate transaminase (isomerizing), which translates to MCGIVGYIGDQNTQEVLIDGLKKLEYRGYDSAGIAVFTDSGLQVAKAKGRLANLEAKLDGAPLVGHAGIGHTRWATHGKPSDENSHPHLDESQKFSVVHNGIIENYLELKEQLISEGHTFISETDTEVISHLVAREYQGDIVKAVQKAITFMRGAFALGVLTEHEPNKLVAVRQASPLVIGVGEGENFIGSDIPAILKYTRNVFILNDGEMAVLTSDAVELMTIEGQFISREMIHVEWDAVTAEKGGYEHFMLKEIHEQPKAYRDTMLGRIDKEAKKVVLPELKLTEEQIKNIRNIQIVACGTAYNAGLIGRTVIESLARIPVENDVASEYRYRSPIVTPETLVIVVSQSGETADTLAALREAQANGAHVLAITNVVGSSIARDADDVLVTLAGPEIAVASTKAYSSQLVAFYLFGLYLAQVRGTQTDEQVAQVLAAMESLPEQVEEMLGKADAIKAYAEQIASHKHLFFIGRGQDYAVVQEGSLKLKEISYIHSEAYAAGELKHGTLALIEDGIPVIALVTQESVLEKTVSNIKEVKARGADVLAITYEEHAVELLKSVDQVFAIPKTLPILSAAISVVSLQLLAYYASLALGHDVDKPRNLAKSVTVE; encoded by the coding sequence ATGTGTGGCATTGTAGGATATATTGGTGATCAGAATACGCAAGAGGTATTGATTGACGGATTGAAAAAGCTGGAGTACCGCGGTTATGACTCTGCGGGTATTGCCGTGTTTACAGATTCAGGACTGCAAGTAGCCAAGGCTAAAGGTCGTCTGGCGAATCTGGAAGCGAAGCTGGATGGTGCGCCGCTGGTAGGCCATGCAGGTATCGGGCATACACGTTGGGCAACACACGGTAAGCCTTCAGATGAAAACTCCCATCCGCATTTGGATGAGAGCCAAAAGTTCTCCGTGGTTCATAACGGGATTATTGAGAACTATCTGGAACTGAAAGAACAGCTGATCAGCGAAGGTCATACCTTTATTTCCGAAACGGACACGGAAGTTATTTCCCATCTGGTTGCGCGCGAATATCAAGGGGATATCGTCAAAGCGGTACAAAAAGCAATTACCTTTATGCGCGGTGCCTTTGCACTGGGTGTGCTGACAGAGCACGAGCCTAATAAGCTGGTAGCTGTTCGTCAAGCTAGCCCGCTGGTTATCGGTGTGGGAGAAGGCGAGAACTTTATCGGTTCCGATATTCCGGCTATTCTGAAATATACACGCAATGTATTTATTTTGAACGATGGCGAAATGGCTGTTTTGACCAGTGATGCCGTCGAATTAATGACAATCGAAGGCCAATTTATTTCTCGGGAAATGATTCATGTCGAATGGGATGCTGTAACAGCGGAAAAAGGCGGCTATGAGCATTTCATGTTGAAAGAAATTCACGAACAGCCTAAGGCTTACCGTGACACGATGTTGGGCCGAATCGACAAAGAAGCTAAAAAAGTTGTTCTTCCTGAGTTGAAGCTGACAGAAGAACAAATTAAAAATATTCGCAATATTCAAATCGTTGCTTGTGGTACAGCCTACAATGCTGGTTTGATTGGTCGTACGGTTATTGAAAGCCTGGCTCGTATTCCGGTGGAAAACGATGTGGCTTCCGAGTATCGTTATCGTTCGCCAATCGTAACACCAGAGACATTGGTAATCGTAGTGAGTCAATCCGGTGAAACTGCCGATACGTTGGCAGCACTGCGTGAAGCACAAGCGAACGGCGCTCATGTACTGGCGATTACAAACGTAGTTGGCAGCTCCATTGCCCGCGATGCAGATGATGTGTTGGTTACACTGGCAGGACCTGAAATTGCCGTAGCTTCCACCAAGGCATATTCTTCGCAGTTGGTTGCGTTTTACCTGTTTGGTCTGTATCTGGCTCAAGTACGTGGCACACAAACGGATGAGCAAGTAGCTCAAGTGTTGGCTGCTATGGAATCACTGCCAGAGCAGGTGGAAGAAATGCTGGGTAAAGCAGATGCGATCAAAGCCTATGCTGAGCAAATTGCCAGCCACAAGCATCTGTTCTTTATTGGTCGCGGTCAGGACTATGCTGTAGTACAGGAAGGCTCCCTGAAGCTCAAGGAAATCTCTTACATTCATTCCGAGGCTTATGCTGCGGGTGAACTGAAGCATGGCACATTGGCATTGATCGAAGACGGTATTCCGGTTATCGCTTTGGTAACACAGGAATCCGTGTTGGAGAAAACCGTGAGCAATATCAAGGAAGTGAAAGCACGTGGCGCAGACGTTCTTGCGATTACGTACGAAGAGCACGCTGTTGAGTTGTTGAAGTCCGTGGATCAGGTATTTGCAATTCCGAAGACACTTCCAATCCTGTCTGCTGCGATTTCGGTTGTATCTCTCCAACTGCTGGCTTACTACGCTTCCCTTGCACTGGGTCATGATGTTGACAAACCACGTAACTTGGCGAAAAGTGTTACTGTAGAATAA
- a CDS encoding zf-HC2 domain-containing protein: MDCKQAVSFMHDYLDGDLSEQDKQELEHHLFTCPECRMRFKELERTDAMLYGTRHQVPCVSDELTLRIMNALPPHRRAPIVPMLTWVKRHPAVTAAAFFLVIICSSMASFSTTDHQLVVKGSHLDQVVIQGDTVIVPEGKSIAGDLTVQNGKARVYGDVEGNVTVIDGSYYQASTAHIAGQVKSIDQTLDWIWYKVTDLFGDTFSP; the protein is encoded by the coding sequence ATGGATTGCAAACAAGCCGTCTCTTTTATGCATGACTATCTGGATGGCGACCTGTCCGAGCAGGACAAACAGGAATTAGAGCATCATTTGTTCACCTGCCCGGAATGCCGCATGCGTTTTAAAGAGCTGGAGCGGACGGATGCGATGCTTTATGGTACACGGCATCAAGTGCCGTGTGTATCGGATGAGCTGACACTTCGCATTATGAATGCTTTGCCGCCGCATAGAAGAGCGCCAATTGTGCCTATGCTGACTTGGGTAAAAAGGCACCCGGCTGTTACGGCCGCAGCTTTCTTTCTTGTTATTATATGCTCAAGTATGGCAAGCTTTTCAACCACAGACCATCAATTGGTAGTCAAGGGAAGCCATCTGGATCAGGTTGTTATTCAAGGGGATACTGTAATTGTGCCTGAGGGTAAATCCATTGCTGGAGATTTGACCGTGCAAAATGGCAAGGCTCGGGTATATGGCGATGTGGAAGGCAATGTAACTGTAATTGACGGTTCTTACTATCAAGCGTCTACAGCACACATTGCAGGACAGGTCAAAAGTATTGATCAAACCTTGGACTGGATTTGGTATAAAGTTACTGATTTGTTCGGAGATACGTTCTCTCCATAA
- a CDS encoding CdaR family protein: MMDKWINNNTISKILALAVAVLLWGMVHLDTGTPSSTLTVSYDNKVIDNVGIQASGLDESKYVLSTMDTDHVKMEVRGQRSVLTSFFADNYQAQLDLSGLGAGTKTLPLVANLPNGVELVSMTPSRVTVTIEEKQTKSFDVSIVSKGKPDTGLQLGEPVVAPQTVKVTLPKSQLSTVAAVQGAVDTEGISEKFEQKRVKLKAYNKKGQELTGAVIEPSTVSVEIPVTQQTKSVPVKIVYSGELPNGLALSKVNANVKEAIVYASQDVLSSLSSYVTATLDLSQLTEAGTHTVQANLAAPAGSDKIEPGSIQIQVTVVPSNQVTDAERTLSGIPIVVQGAADGTTATITTPADKTMDVTVKGPQDMISNLTNDDISLVADVSGLEAGQHEVALKVGLPKYITQSGNASQLTATVNIESPSTPAVTNPSSGNESTPSGSGNKGQERPQEGQSGQGGSSDAKPGDNAAAEDKTNPHNGADSSANGTPESGQP, from the coding sequence ATGATGGACAAATGGATTAACAACAATACGATTTCTAAAATATTGGCACTCGCGGTTGCCGTCCTGCTGTGGGGAATGGTTCATCTGGATACAGGTACGCCTTCGTCCACGCTGACCGTTTCTTATGATAATAAAGTGATTGATAATGTAGGTATTCAGGCCAGCGGTCTGGATGAGTCAAAATATGTATTATCTACAATGGATACTGACCATGTGAAGATGGAGGTTAGAGGACAGCGTTCCGTGCTGACTTCTTTTTTCGCAGATAATTACCAGGCCCAATTGGATTTAAGTGGGTTGGGAGCAGGCACCAAAACCTTGCCACTCGTAGCGAATCTGCCCAATGGCGTGGAGTTGGTATCTATGACTCCTAGTCGTGTGACAGTCACGATTGAGGAAAAGCAAACGAAATCATTTGATGTTTCTATTGTTTCCAAGGGTAAACCGGATACCGGCTTGCAGCTCGGAGAGCCTGTGGTTGCCCCTCAAACGGTGAAGGTCACCTTGCCTAAAAGCCAGTTGAGTACAGTGGCTGCGGTGCAGGGGGCTGTTGATACGGAGGGAATCTCGGAGAAGTTTGAACAGAAACGGGTGAAGCTGAAGGCTTACAACAAAAAGGGGCAGGAACTTACAGGAGCGGTTATTGAGCCTTCCACAGTGTCTGTTGAAATCCCGGTAACCCAGCAAACGAAGTCCGTGCCTGTGAAAATTGTCTATTCCGGAGAGCTGCCGAACGGTTTGGCGCTTTCCAAAGTAAATGCAAATGTAAAAGAAGCGATCGTATACGCCTCGCAGGATGTTTTGAGCAGCCTTAGCTCCTATGTTACGGCTACACTCGATCTGAGCCAATTAACGGAAGCAGGGACCCACACAGTTCAAGCTAATTTGGCAGCGCCCGCCGGTTCTGATAAAATCGAGCCTGGCTCGATACAAATTCAGGTGACAGTTGTGCCATCTAATCAGGTGACCGATGCGGAGCGAACATTGTCAGGCATTCCGATTGTTGTGCAGGGGGCAGCAGACGGGACGACTGCGACGATTACAACGCCTGCAGACAAGACGATGGATGTTACTGTGAAGGGGCCGCAGGATATGATCAGCAATTTAACCAACGATGATATTAGTTTGGTTGCAGACGTGAGTGGTCTGGAGGCTGGTCAGCATGAGGTTGCTTTGAAGGTAGGCTTGCCCAAATACATTACGCAATCCGGAAACGCCAGCCAGCTAACGGCAACGGTGAACATTGAGAGCCCTTCAACGCCGGCTGTAACGAATCCAAGCAGTGGGAATGAATCAACCCCTTCCGGCAGCGGTAATAAGGGGCAGGAGAGGCCACAGGAGGGCCAGAGCGGTCAAGGCGGCTCCTCTGATGCGAAACCCGGGGACAATGCGGCTGCGGAGGATAAAACAAATCCTCATAACGGCGCAGATTCTTCTGCAAATGGAACCCCGGAGAGCGGTCAGCCATAA
- the cdaA gene encoding diadenylate cyclase CdaA, which translates to MLDYFADLTWKESIKDIIDILIVTYIMYQLILLVRGTRAVQLLKGILFLVVIWAVSTWFDLYTLKWLMNQMFTFGVVAIFIIFQPELRRALEQLGRGKLFGRSSADDEEINKLIGEMIKALNYLSRRKIGALVVFERETGLNEYTESGIKTQAVVSSELLINIFIPNTPLHDGAVIIQNKQIASAACYLPLSENPFISKELGTRHRAAIGVSEVTDAVTVVVSEETGQISLAINGQVVRDIKEESLISKLYEELRPTPTLKEKRGSFWNRRGGRGNS; encoded by the coding sequence ATGTTGGATTATTTCGCGGACCTGACTTGGAAAGAGTCCATTAAAGATATTATCGACATCCTGATCGTAACCTATATTATGTATCAGCTTATTTTACTTGTTCGCGGAACGCGTGCAGTTCAATTGCTTAAAGGAATTCTGTTCCTGGTCGTCATTTGGGCAGTTAGCACGTGGTTTGATCTGTATACGCTCAAGTGGCTGATGAATCAGATGTTCACCTTTGGTGTGGTAGCTATTTTCATTATTTTTCAGCCTGAATTGCGCCGTGCCTTGGAACAACTGGGGCGAGGCAAGCTGTTTGGGCGTTCGTCTGCGGATGATGAGGAGATAAACAAGTTAATCGGGGAAATGATTAAGGCGCTGAATTATTTATCACGTAGAAAAATAGGGGCTTTGGTCGTATTTGAACGCGAAACGGGGCTAAACGAATACACGGAGTCTGGTATCAAGACACAGGCAGTGGTCAGTTCCGAATTGCTTATCAACATCTTTATTCCAAATACGCCTCTGCATGATGGTGCAGTTATTATTCAAAATAAGCAGATTGCTTCTGCGGCCTGTTACTTACCACTGTCGGAAAATCCGTTTATCAGCAAGGAGCTGGGAACTCGTCACCGGGCAGCGATTGGGGTGAGTGAGGTAACGGATGCCGTAACTGTGGTGGTATCAGAGGAGACAGGGCAAATTTCTTTGGCTATCAATGGGCAGGTCGTGCGCGATATTAAAGAAGAATCCTTAATATCCAAGCTGTATGAGGAGCTGCGGCCGACACCGACTTTGAAGGAAAAACGCGGCTCATTCTGGAATCGGAGGGGAGGCCGTGGAAATTCATGA
- the glmM gene encoding phosphoglucosamine mutase, producing the protein MGKYFGTDGVRGIANQELTAELAYSIGRCGGYVLAGNVEKPTVVIGMDTRVSGLMLESALVAGLLSIGANVVRLGIVSTPGVAYLTRQLKADAGVMISASHNPVEDNGIKFFGGDGFKLTDETELRIEELMDAKEDQLPRPIGGGLGTVVVDEHSRYDYLEFLKTTISHSFEGLKIVLDCANGAAYELAPKLFAELGAEVHTIGAEPNGLNINDHCGSTHPEKLKEEVRRLKADIGLAFDGDADRLIAIDENGEEVDGDYILCICGDALNRAGKLKDSTIVSTVMSNIGFYKATEKLALKTAKTAVGDRYVMEEMRRGGFNLGGEQSGHVIFLDYNTTGDGMLTGIQLVDTLKASGKKMSELKSLMKQYPQVLVNVRVQDKRNYEGNPAIAEAIEQVEQQLGDNGRVLVRASGTESLIRVMAEGPDKDELEQFVGQIVDVVKKELV; encoded by the coding sequence ATGGGGAAATATTTTGGTACAGATGGTGTACGAGGCATTGCTAATCAGGAACTTACAGCAGAACTGGCATATAGTATTGGCCGTTGCGGCGGATATGTTTTAGCAGGGAATGTAGAAAAACCAACAGTTGTTATCGGTATGGATACACGGGTGTCCGGTCTGATGCTGGAATCGGCGCTTGTAGCCGGTTTGCTGTCTATCGGGGCTAATGTGGTTCGTCTGGGTATCGTTTCAACGCCGGGAGTCGCTTATCTTACACGTCAATTGAAAGCGGACGCTGGTGTAATGATCTCGGCTTCCCACAATCCGGTGGAAGACAACGGCATTAAGTTTTTTGGCGGCGACGGGTTTAAACTGACAGATGAAACGGAACTGAGAATCGAAGAGCTGATGGATGCCAAGGAGGATCAATTGCCTCGTCCAATTGGTGGCGGATTAGGTACGGTTGTTGTAGACGAGCATTCTCGCTACGATTATCTGGAGTTTTTGAAAACAACGATTAGCCATTCTTTTGAAGGGCTCAAAATCGTACTGGATTGTGCGAACGGAGCGGCTTATGAGCTGGCGCCGAAGCTTTTTGCGGAATTGGGAGCCGAAGTGCACACCATCGGTGCGGAGCCAAACGGGCTGAATATCAACGATCATTGCGGTTCAACTCATCCTGAAAAGCTGAAAGAGGAAGTACGCCGTTTGAAAGCCGACATTGGTCTGGCCTTTGACGGCGATGCAGACCGTCTGATCGCGATTGATGAAAACGGTGAAGAGGTAGACGGCGACTATATCCTTTGTATCTGTGGGGATGCGCTGAACCGCGCTGGAAAGCTCAAGGACAGCACTATTGTATCGACTGTGATGAGTAATATTGGTTTTTACAAAGCAACAGAAAAGCTGGCGCTCAAGACTGCAAAAACTGCGGTTGGTGACCGGTATGTGATGGAAGAAATGCGCCGGGGCGGCTTTAATCTGGGCGGTGAGCAGTCTGGTCACGTTATTTTCCTCGATTACAATACGACGGGCGACGGCATGTTGACCGGGATTCAACTGGTGGATACCCTGAAAGCTTCCGGTAAAAAGATGAGTGAACTGAAATCGCTCATGAAGCAGTATCCGCAAGTGCTGGTTAATGTGCGTGTACAGGACAAACGCAATTACGAGGGCAATCCTGCCATTGCAGAAGCGATTGAGCAGGTGGAACAGCAATTGGGTGATAATGGACGCGTATTGGTTCGTGCTTCCGGTACAGAATCGCTTATTCGTGTTATGGCTGAAGGGCCGGATAAGGATGAGCTGGAGCAGTTTGTCGGACAGATCGTAGATGTTGTAAAAAAAGAATTGGTTTAA
- a CDS encoding IS110 family transposase, which translates to MQDAMKYVGLDVSKEKIAVAVADEGRESARYWGMVPHNEYQILKVLKKLGPPEELSICYEAGPTGYPLVRLLTAHGYHCIVIAPSLMPSRPGERVKTDRRDALRLAQLLRAGELTSIHVPTPEEEALRELVRMREDIKEDRTRIRQRIGKFLLRHNIVPEESLRRWTAKYRLWLGRIPLESTSRRLVLQEMLYQMDENEERLKRIETAIHEEATKGNNAPLIQALQTLRGVAETTATGIVAEVCSFTRFGNAKAFMGYTGLVPREYSSGQSRWQGKITKSGNTHLRRLLVEAAWSYRYKPALQGELRKRQQGQPVWHSIYILEGSTSTASKIH; encoded by the coding sequence ATGCAGGATGCCATGAAATACGTAGGATTAGACGTGTCAAAGGAAAAAATTGCGGTAGCCGTTGCTGACGAAGGCAGAGAAAGTGCCCGATATTGGGGCATGGTTCCTCACAACGAGTATCAGATCCTAAAGGTACTCAAAAAATTGGGTCCACCTGAAGAACTAAGCATTTGTTATGAAGCAGGTCCAACGGGATATCCGCTAGTGCGCTTGTTAACAGCACATGGATACCACTGCATCGTTATTGCACCATCCCTTATGCCAAGCCGTCCTGGAGAACGGGTGAAAACAGATCGCCGGGATGCTTTGCGTTTAGCCCAATTACTTCGGGCGGGTGAGTTAACAAGCATCCATGTGCCTACTCCGGAGGAAGAGGCTCTCCGTGAATTGGTTCGGATGCGTGAAGACATAAAGGAAGATCGAACCCGAATTCGGCAGCGGATCGGAAAATTTCTCCTTCGGCACAACATTGTGCCGGAGGAGTCTCTTCGGCGATGGACAGCGAAGTATCGACTATGGCTTGGGCGTATTCCATTGGAGTCTACTTCACGGCGCCTGGTATTGCAGGAAATGCTGTATCAGATGGATGAAAATGAAGAACGACTAAAACGTATCGAGACGGCTATTCACGAAGAAGCGACCAAAGGAAATAATGCTCCGTTAATTCAAGCTCTTCAAACCTTACGTGGAGTTGCTGAAACCACAGCAACAGGCATCGTAGCTGAAGTATGTTCATTCACTCGATTTGGAAATGCGAAAGCATTTATGGGTTACACCGGTTTGGTTCCTCGAGAGTATTCGAGTGGTCAGAGCCGATGGCAAGGAAAAATCACAAAATCCGGTAACACACATCTTCGTCGATTGTTGGTAGAAGCTGCTTGGAGTTATCGCTACAAACCGGCGTTGCAAGGTGAGTTAAGGAAACGTCAGCAAGGTCAGCCAGTCTGGCATTCAATCTATATCTTGGAAGGCTCAACATCGACTGCATCGAAAATACACTAA
- the ppc gene encoding phosphoenolpyruvate carboxylase, translating into MTELTLTANKNQSNNLLRRDVRFLGNILGEVLVHQGGNELLDIVEKIRETSKSLRAGYQPELYENFKQIVSGLDTDIRHQVIRAFAIYFQLVNIAEQNHRIRRKRDYEHSAGEDVQRGSIESSVQELKQGGFSAEDVSSLLEELSLELVMTAHPTEATRRVILDIHKRISEDVMLLDNPMLTLREREQVRENLLNEVITLWQTDELRDRKPTVLDEVRNGMYYFHETLFHVLPDVYQELERCLGKYYPEQKWHIPTYLRFGSWIGGDRDGNPSVTAHVTWETLRMQRKLALREYQHTLKEFMGYLSFSTSIIRVSDDLLASIEEDRTHITLKKMEVWHNEKEPYRIKLAYMIAKVNNILDESKQGTKERYSSAEELIADLNVIDDSLRHHFADYVADTYIQKMIRQVELFGFHTATLDVRQHSQEHENAMTEILSKMNIVADYGKLPEEEKIDLLEKLLNEPRPITSPYLKYSDSTQECLDVYRTIYLAQEEFGKQSITSYLISMTQGASDLLEVMVLSKEVGLFRIEKDGTVVCTLQSVPLFETIDDLHAAPSIMKRLLNLPVYRQSVAAMDQLQEIMLGYSDSNKDGGVVTANWELRVAMNSITEVVNEFGVKVKFFHGRGGALGRGGMPLNRSILAQPPHTIGGGIKITEQGEVLSSRYSLKGIAYRSLEQATSALITAVAYNRSGKKEVFEESWEEIIARISEVSLEKYQDLIFRDPDFFTFFKESTPLPEVGELNIGSRPSKRKNSERFEDLRAIPWVFAWTQSRYLLPAWYAAGTGLQSFYQNNEDNLKVLQTMFKESAFFRSLIDTLQMAIAKADLLIAEEYAGMSDNEEARQRIFGQISAEFKLTSELILKITGQSEILDDVPVIQESIRLRNPYVDPLSYLQVQLLSELRELRDQNGDDTELLREVLLTINGIAAGLRNTG; encoded by the coding sequence ATGACTGAGCTTACGTTAACCGCTAACAAAAACCAATCCAACAATCTGCTACGGCGGGACGTTCGTTTTCTGGGGAATATTCTTGGTGAGGTTTTGGTTCATCAGGGTGGCAACGAACTTTTGGATATCGTGGAAAAGATACGTGAGACAAGTAAATCGTTACGTGCCGGGTATCAGCCGGAGTTGTATGAGAATTTCAAACAAATCGTTAGCGGACTGGATACGGACATTCGTCACCAGGTTATTCGCGCGTTTGCGATTTATTTTCAGTTAGTGAATATTGCCGAGCAAAATCATCGTATCCGCCGCAAACGGGACTATGAGCATTCTGCTGGTGAAGATGTTCAACGTGGTTCAATTGAAAGCTCTGTTCAGGAGCTTAAACAGGGTGGATTTTCGGCTGAGGACGTTAGCAGTCTGCTGGAGGAGCTTTCACTGGAGCTGGTTATGACCGCACATCCTACAGAAGCCACGCGACGGGTGATTTTGGACATTCACAAGCGCATTTCCGAGGACGTCATGCTGTTGGATAATCCTATGCTTACCTTGCGGGAGCGGGAACAGGTGCGGGAAAATCTGCTGAATGAAGTGATTACACTATGGCAGACAGACGAACTTCGTGATCGTAAGCCAACTGTGTTAGATGAAGTTAGAAACGGGATGTATTATTTTCATGAGACTTTGTTTCATGTGCTGCCGGACGTATACCAAGAATTGGAACGATGTTTAGGCAAATATTATCCTGAGCAGAAATGGCATATTCCGACCTATTTGAGATTTGGCTCCTGGATCGGTGGGGACCGGGACGGCAACCCGTCTGTTACGGCTCATGTTACTTGGGAAACGTTACGTATGCAGCGTAAGCTGGCTTTGAGAGAATATCAGCACACGCTGAAGGAATTTATGGGTTATCTGAGCTTTAGCACTAGCATTATACGTGTCTCTGATGATTTGCTGGCTTCTATTGAGGAAGACCGGACCCATATTACGCTTAAAAAGATGGAAGTGTGGCATAACGAAAAAGAGCCTTATCGCATCAAGCTGGCCTACATGATAGCCAAGGTGAATAATATCCTGGATGAAAGCAAGCAGGGCACGAAGGAACGTTATAGCTCTGCTGAAGAGCTTATTGCGGATCTGAACGTTATTGACGACAGCCTGCGTCATCATTTTGCGGATTATGTGGCAGATACTTATATTCAAAAGATGATTCGTCAGGTAGAGCTGTTCGGCTTCCATACGGCTACGCTGGATGTACGTCAGCATAGTCAGGAGCATGAAAATGCAATGACTGAAATCCTCTCTAAAATGAATATTGTTGCGGATTATGGCAAGCTCCCTGAGGAAGAAAAAATAGACCTGCTGGAAAAGCTGCTGAACGAGCCTCGTCCGATCACGTCGCCGTATTTGAAATATAGCGACAGCACGCAGGAATGTCTTGATGTATATCGTACGATTTATCTGGCTCAGGAGGAATTTGGCAAGCAATCCATTACAAGCTACTTGATCAGTATGACTCAGGGAGCAAGCGACTTGCTGGAAGTTATGGTGCTGTCTAAAGAAGTGGGTCTGTTCCGTATCGAGAAAGATGGCACAGTCGTATGTACACTGCAATCCGTTCCTCTATTTGAAACGATAGATGATCTGCATGCTGCCCCTAGTATTATGAAGAGGCTGCTGAATTTGCCTGTATATCGCCAATCTGTGGCAGCAATGGATCAGCTTCAGGAAATCATGCTGGGATATTCAGATAGTAACAAGGACGGCGGTGTGGTGACGGCGAACTGGGAGCTTCGGGTTGCGATGAACAGCATTACGGAAGTGGTTAATGAGTTCGGCGTAAAAGTGAAGTTTTTCCACGGACGCGGGGGAGCACTGGGACGCGGAGGAATGCCGCTTAATCGCAGCATTTTGGCCCAACCTCCTCATACGATCGGAGGCGGCATCAAGATTACGGAGCAGGGTGAGGTACTCTCATCCAGATACTCGCTCAAGGGCATCGCTTATCGGAGCCTGGAACAGGCAACGTCAGCTCTGATTACCGCAGTAGCATATAACCGTTCCGGTAAGAAGGAAGTGTTCGAGGAGAGCTGGGAAGAGATCATTGCCCGTATTTCCGAGGTATCGCTGGAGAAGTATCAGGATTTGATTTTCCGCGACCCTGATTTCTTCACTTTCTTCAAGGAATCAACGCCATTGCCTGAGGTGGGTGAGCTGAATATCGGCTCTCGTCCGTCCAAGCGTAAGAACAGTGAACGTTTTGAGGACTTGCGCGCAATTCCATGGGTTTTTGCATGGACGCAAAGCCGTTACTTGCTGCCTGCTTGGTACGCGGCCGGAACTGGGCTGCAAAGCTTCTATCAGAACAATGAGGATAACCTCAAGGTGCTGCAAACAATGTTTAAGGAATCAGCTTTCTTCCGCTCCCTTATTGATACACTGCAAATGGCGATTGCGAAGGCGGATTTACTGATTGCAGAGGAATATGCAGGGATGTCCGATAATGAAGAGGCTCGCCAGCGCATTTTCGGACAAATTTCAGCGGAATTCAAGCTGACGTCCGAGCTGATTTTGAAAATAACAGGACAATCGGAAATTCTGGACGATGTGCCGGTAATTCAGGAGTCCATCCGGCTGCGTAATCCTTATGTCGATCCGTTAAGCTACTTGCAAGTTCAGTTGCTTAGTGAGCTACGCGAACTGCGTGACCAGAACGGGGACGATACGGAGCTGCTGCGTGAGGTACTGTTAACCATTAACGGAATCGCCGCAGGGCTGAGAAACACAGGCTGA